A single Drosophila miranda strain MSH22 chromosome XR, D.miranda_PacBio2.1, whole genome shotgun sequence DNA region contains:
- the LOC108151817 gene encoding girdin isoform X3: MAGTAAATPMEIDEFINGALVSWLESCLPRAELLAGYTSLLDGHIIHSVWLQIDPEPQNNPSELTELSGKSLSVARAKNFECIVRNLKSLFEEELGQTILALPDAVTLGYHPESRSGLEQMKTLLTLLLGAAVQCPNKELFIARIKELDLETQHAIVALIKQVTDSHSLVLTEDSLERLSPQNMYTHILRLTKERDVMYLKWIDLVCMEPEMTASDNLAECGQGGASVPRSPSNGTATSTPSSSSNSESNHLAVECADLRSKNRKLRQELEEKSENLLELREELDDKKVRFDKLRQESQDWFTEAKRASAYRDEVDILRERAERADRLEVEVQKYREKLGDSDFYKSRVEELREDNRVLLESKEMLEEQLQRYRKRSENAISLESEIIKYKQKLNDMALERDVDRSKLEELLEENAQLQLVARNLNSTQEGDKSFSENEDDCNSGDNSLSEQLTNNAQTRALKLELENRRLTAALEQLKESSFHESTNKILELEKEKKKLSLKIDQMQENVQRLTQQNVELEGVFKNALEENKKLQDAVDSRQKSYDRQSLEREVDRQRLADAEQHAETLNKEKQRIQTLNESIQRRADDLERLAESKSKELEQYTEKTKQYEQTKQKLYDIEAKVSAYERENASLLKEVSKLKEGSEEKSVQLDQTINQLDTQTKDIMRLSKVLEETEQVQQKLIELEKQNQELASQRNIDQEMINTLREDLVTGTLVTKKVRHNLEKLGLTDSEPAELNVEHVVEKLVRNPETFKTVREIMLNVKREQQEERDDGEEEGGLKSDMCVLCHRQEIFTVEKNIELAPSSSSQELRFEHKPRPSLARESAELMRVKDCNTQLQTENARLSVDVAALGSQITSLNTQHVALQLANSQLAAEKDTLLKDIDSLQQVHKNSLQDQVTLQCLHDQLSAEYESLNKDKEQLKAAVRDLRQDLRDTREQQSALEQRIEELTTQNSSMKTCSEDLSILRTEHSKLTDDFRNLFATSDRFKNEYKNIQEQYKMIRMEHSSLKLQNTELTGELNTKSDQVRLLQMEYSKVQQRCEMLIQNNGDLDSERKALMDNVSQLLSQYQELLAISLEDKKHFHEEEKNYTERVHSLKRQKEKLEEKIMEHYKKSETTVHKKKPFAISLVRRVKKASSDLMNKVPSRNRRSWVDDARTNSQFVIGSESGGNESDNSNEEPLSIASDTHLLQRNIPLRQSLQRDLLDNSIQRGGAVRSSLQAQKQALKRQT, translated from the exons atggCTGGCACGGCCGCGGCGACGCCAATGGAAATTGATGAATTCATAAATGGAGCACTCGTTTCTTGG CTGGAGTCATGCCTGCCACGTGCCGAACTGCTTGCCGGTTACACCTCGCTGCTGGATGGCCATATCATACACAGCGTTTGGCTCCAAATCGACCCGGAGCCGCAAAACAATCCCAGCGAACTGACCGAACTCAGTGGAAAATCTTTGAGTGTGGCCAGGGCCAAGAACTTTGAGTGTATCGTTCGGAATTTGAAATCCTTATTTGAGGAAGAGCTGGGTCAGACCATACTGGCCCTGCCCGACGCTGTCACTCTAGGCTACCATCCGGAGAGCAGGAGCGGACTGGAGCAAATGAAAACGCTGCTCACTCTGCTTCTGGGTGCCGCAGTGCAATGCCCCAACAAGGAGCTATTTATAGCCCGCATCAAGGAGCTAGATCTGGAGACGCAGCACGCCATTGTGGCACTCATCAAACAGGTAACGGACAGCCATAGTCTAGTCCTCACCGAAGACTCGCTGGAGCGGCTGTCGCCGCAGAACATGTACACGCACATTCTTCGTCTGACCAAGGAGCGAGATGTCATGTATTTAAAATGGATTGACCTAGTGTGCATGGAGCCCGAGATGACGGCCAGCGACAATCTGGCGGAGTGCGGCCAAGGGGGAGCTAGTGTGCCGCGTTCGCCCTCGAACGGAACGGCCACCTCAACACCCTCATCGTCATCCAACTCGGAGAGCAACCACCTGGCAGTGGAGTGTGCAGACCTCAGATCGAAGAATCGAAAGCTTCGCCAGGAGCT GGAGGAAAAGTCGGAAAACCTTCTGGAGCTACGGGAGGAGCTGGACGACAAGAAGGTCCGCTTCGACAAGTTGCGGCAGGAGAGCCAGGATTGGTTTACAGAGGCTAAACGGGCATCTGCCTATCGCGACGAGGTGGACATCTTACGCGAGCGGGCTGAGCGGGCCGATCGGCTGGAGGTCGAAGTTCAAAAGTATCGTGAGAAGCTCGGCGACTCCGATTTCTACAAGTCTCGGGTGGAGGAGCTGCGTGAGGACAACCGTGTACTGCTGGAATCAAA AGAAAtgctggaggagcagctgCAACGCTATCGCAAACGTTCGGAGAATGCCATCTCCCTGGAGTCTGAGATTATCAAATACAAGCAAAAGCTAAACGACATGGCCCTGGAACGGGATGTGGATCGCTCCAAGCTGGAGGAGCTACTGGAGGAGAATGCCCAGCTACAGCTGGTGGCAAGGAATCTGAACTCGACGCAGGAAGGCGACAAGTCCTTTTCAGAGAACGAGGATGATTGCAACTCGGGGGACAACAGCCTGTCCGAGCAGCTCACCAACAATGCTCAGACGCGTGCCCTCAAGCTGGAGCTAGAGAATCGGCGGCTGACTGCCGCCCTGGAGCAGCTGAAGGAGAGCAGCTTTCACGAGTCCACCAACAAAATTCTGGAgctggagaaggagaagaagaagCTCTCTCTGAAGATCGATCAGATGCAGGAGAACGTTCAGAGGCTAACCCAGCAGAATGTAGAGTTAGAGGGCGTGTTCAAGAATGCCCTGGAGGAGAACAAGAAGCTGCAAGATGCCGTGGATAGCCGCCAGAAGAGCTACGATCGCCAGAGCCTGGAGCGCGAAGTGGATCGGCAGAGGCTGGCAGATGCCGAACAACACGCCGAGACCCTAAATAAGGAGAAGCAACGCATCCAAACGCTCAATGAAAGCATTCAGCGGCGTGCGGATGACCTGGAGCGGCTGGCGGAAAGCAAGAGCAAGGAATTGGAGCAGTATACCGAGAAGACAAAGCAGTACGAGCAGACCAAACAGAAGCTCTACGATATCGAGGCCAAGGTGTCGGCATACGAGCGGGAGAATGCCAGCCTGCTCAAAGAGGTATCCAAGCTGAAGGAGGGCAGCGAGGAGAAGTCCGTTCAGCTCGACCAAACCATTAATCAACTGGACACCCAGACCAAAGATATTATGAGGCTCAGCAAAGTGCTTGAGGAGACCGAGCAGGTACAGCAGAAGCTCATCGAGTTGGAGAAACAAAACCAAGAGCTGGCATCGCAACGAAACATCGATCAGGAGATGATTAACACGCTACGCGAGGACCTGGTCACTGGCACGCTGGTGACCAAGAAAGTGCGGCACAATCTGGAGAAACTCGGCCTCACCGACAGCGAACCAGCCGAACTGAATGTGGAGCATGTGGTTGAGAAACTGGTGCGCAATCCGGAGACCTTCAAAACGGTGCGTGAGATTATGTTGAACGTAAAACGCGAGCAACAGGAGGAGCGTGACGATGGAGAGGAGGAGGGTGGCCTCAAATCGGACATGTGTGTTCTATGCCATCGCCAAGAGATCTTCACAGTGGAGAAGAACATAGAGCTGGCCCCTTCTAGCTCTTCCCAGGAGCTACGCTTCGAGCACAAGCCAAGGCCGAGTCTTGCCCGGGAATCCGCCGAGCTGATGCGTGTCAAAGACTGCAACACGCAGCTGCAGACCGAAAACGCCCGCCTGagtgtggatgtggctgcttTAGGCTCACAAATCACTTCGCTGAATACCCAGCACGTGGCCCTGCAGCTGGCAAACTCTCAACTGGCCGCGGAAAAGGACACGCTGCTCAAAGACATCGACTCCCTGCAGCAGGTGCACAAAAATTCGCTGCAAGATCAGGTCACGCTTCAGTGTCTGCACGACCAGCTCTCCGCCGAATACGAATCTCTCAACAAGGACAAGGAGCAGCTAAAGGCCGCAGTTCGCGATCTGCGCCAGGACTTGCGAGACACCCGCGAACAGCAATCAGCTTTGGAGCAGCGTATTGAGGAGCTCACAACTCAAAATAGCAGCATGAAGACCTGCAGCGAGGATCTCTCCATCCTACGCACCGAGCACTCGAAGCTCACCGATGACTTCCGCAATCTTTTTGCCACCAGCGACCGCTTCAAGAACGAGTACAAGAACATACAGGAGCAGTACAAAATGATACGCATGGAGCACAGCAGCCTGAAGCTCCAAAACACGGAGCTCACGGGGGAGCTCAACACCAAGAGTGATCAAGTTCGTCTGCTGCAAATGGAGTACAGCAAGGTTCAGCAGCGCTGTGAG ATGCTTATACAAAACAACGGCGATCTGGACTCTGAGCGTAAAGCCCTGATGGACAATGTCTCGCAGCTGCTCTCCCAGTATCAAGAGCTGTTGGCCATTTCCCTGGAGGACAAGAAGCACTTCCACGAGGAGGAGAAGAACTACACCGAGCGGGTGCACAGTCTGAAGCGGCAAAAGGAGAAGCTTGAGGAGAAAATCATGGAGCACTATAAAAAGTCAGAGACGACAGTGCACAAGAA AAAACCCTTTGCCATCAGTCTGGTACGCCGTGTGAAGAAGGCTAGCTCCGATCTAATGAACAAAGTGCCCAGTCGA AACCGTCGCTCCTGGGTAGACGATGCGCGTACCAATTCGCAGTTTGTTATTGGATCCGAGTCTGGGGGCAATGAATCGGACAACAGCAACGAAGAGCCCCTGTCCATTGCCTCCGATACGCATTTGCTGCAGCGAAACATACCACTTCGTCAGAGCCTGCAGCG GGATTTGCTGGATAACTCGATCCAACGAGGCGGCGCCGTGCGCAGTAGCCTACAGGCACAGAAAC AAGCCTTGAAGCGCCAGACGTGA